One window of the Niallia circulans genome contains the following:
- a CDS encoding carbon-nitrogen family hydrolase — protein sequence MKFQISLIQMDIAFGRPEENFKQVEKKIAACKDNSDIIVLPELWSTGYDLTRLAAIADKQAQNTISFLSKLASKYNVHIIGGSIANNKEKGVYNTLIVINKSGDVVHTYDKLHLFQLMDEHLYLKSGTSNGLFSLEDRNFASMICYDIRFPEWIRAHTTKGAEAIFVVAEWPKPRLAHWRSLLIARAIENQCYVIACNRVGNDPNNIFAGHSMIIDPWGEIIAEAGEKEEILTAAINLDKVTEVRKTIPIFADRKPAYYT from the coding sequence TTGAAATTTCAGATTAGTTTAATTCAAATGGATATCGCATTTGGCAGGCCTGAAGAGAATTTTAAACAGGTAGAGAAAAAAATTGCTGCGTGCAAGGATAATAGTGATATCATTGTACTGCCAGAGTTATGGTCAACCGGCTATGATTTAACAAGATTAGCTGCGATTGCTGATAAACAAGCTCAAAATACTATTTCTTTTTTAAGTAAATTAGCCTCCAAATATAATGTTCATATCATTGGCGGATCTATTGCTAATAATAAAGAAAAAGGGGTTTATAATACACTTATTGTGATAAATAAATCTGGTGATGTGGTACATACGTATGATAAGCTTCATCTTTTTCAGCTGATGGATGAACATCTATATTTAAAGAGCGGGACATCTAATGGCCTTTTTTCTTTAGAGGATAGAAATTTTGCTAGTATGATTTGCTACGATATTCGTTTTCCAGAGTGGATAAGAGCACATACAACAAAAGGAGCTGAAGCCATCTTTGTAGTGGCTGAATGGCCAAAACCAAGATTGGCACACTGGAGAAGCCTGCTTATTGCACGAGCCATTGAAAATCAATGTTATGTAATTGCTTGTAATCGTGTCGGAAATGACCCAAATAATATCTTTGCTGGGCATAGCATGATTATTGACCCATGGGGAGAAATTATTGCAGAAGCCGGCGAGAAGGAAGAAATTCTAACAGCTGCGATTAATTTAGATAAAGTAACAGAGGTACGTAAAACCATCCCAATATTTGCTGATCGAAAACCAGCATATTATACGTGA
- a CDS encoding pyridoxal phosphate-dependent aminotransferase — MKKYDQSQLLKNLPEQFFASLVSKVNSYIEKGYDVINLGQGNPDQPTPSHIIKSLQMAAEQPKNHKYSPFRGYKHLKEAISEFYKKEYDVDLDPESEVAILFGGKAGLVEIPICLLNPGETVMVPDPGYPDYLSGIALANAETVFMPLREENNFLPNYKEVRKEELEKAKLMFLNYPNNPTGAIATKEFFAETISLSKQHDICVVHDFAYGAIGFDGKKPLSFLQVEGAKDIGVEIYTLSKTFNMAGWRVAFAVGNQSVISAINLYQDHLYVSLFGAIQEAAYTALTESLACIRDMNQLYEQRRNIFINGLKKIGWEVNAPEGSFFAWLKVPDGFTSQEFSDYLLETVHIAMAPGSGFGAFGEGYVRVGLLTEEERLQEAVDRLKTLSIFK, encoded by the coding sequence ATGAAGAAATATGATCAATCTCAATTATTAAAGAATTTACCAGAGCAGTTTTTTGCTTCATTAGTTAGTAAAGTTAATAGCTATATTGAAAAAGGATATGATGTGATTAATTTAGGGCAAGGAAATCCAGACCAACCGACACCTTCTCACATTATCAAGAGCTTGCAGATGGCTGCCGAACAGCCTAAGAATCATAAATATTCTCCATTTCGAGGATATAAACATTTAAAGGAAGCTATTAGTGAATTTTATAAAAAAGAATACGATGTTGACTTAGATCCTGAATCAGAGGTGGCGATATTATTTGGAGGAAAGGCCGGCCTTGTAGAGATACCCATATGTTTATTAAATCCAGGCGAAACAGTAATGGTTCCAGACCCTGGTTATCCGGACTATTTATCTGGGATTGCTTTAGCGAATGCAGAGACGGTTTTCATGCCATTGCGTGAAGAAAATAACTTTTTACCAAACTACAAGGAAGTGAGAAAGGAAGAGTTAGAAAAAGCAAAGTTAATGTTCTTAAATTATCCTAACAATCCTACTGGAGCAATAGCAACAAAAGAATTTTTCGCTGAAACAATTTCTTTAAGTAAACAGCATGATATATGTGTTGTCCACGATTTTGCATATGGAGCGATTGGGTTTGATGGAAAAAAACCGCTTAGCTTTTTACAAGTAGAGGGTGCCAAAGACATTGGTGTTGAAATTTATACTTTATCTAAGACATTTAATATGGCAGGTTGGCGAGTTGCCTTTGCAGTTGGAAATCAAAGTGTCATTTCCGCTATAAATCTTTATCAAGATCATTTATATGTTAGTTTATTTGGAGCGATTCAAGAAGCTGCCTATACGGCATTAACAGAATCTTTAGCGTGTATTAGAGATATGAATCAGCTTTACGAACAAAGACGTAATATCTTCATAAATGGACTTAAAAAAATTGGATGGGAAGTCAATGCGCCTGAAGGTTCATTCTTTGCATGGTTAAAAGTACCAGATGGATTTACTTCACAAGAATTTAGTGATTACTTATTAGAAACGGTACATATTGCAATGGCTCCAGGCTCAGGATTTGGTGCATTTGGGGAGGGATATGTCCGAGTTGGTCTATTGACAGAAGAAGAGAGATTGCAAGAGGCGGTTGATAGATTAAAAACACTCTCGATATTTAAGTAA
- a CDS encoding aspartyl-phosphate phosphatase Spo0E family protein, whose amino-acid sequence MYCKKTELLFEIQDKREVMIKTAKERGTIDEETIRLSQELDKLIYEYQLVFRYESEKRKQIKRQYKNTRIFWSNANRYKRKNYSEVVYR is encoded by the coding sequence GTGTATTGTAAGAAAACAGAATTATTATTTGAAATTCAAGATAAAAGGGAGGTAATGATTAAAACAGCGAAAGAGCGTGGAACAATTGATGAAGAGACCATTAGATTGAGTCAAGAACTCGATAAATTAATCTATGAATATCAGCTTGTATTTCGCTACGAAAGTGAGAAAAGAAAACAAATAAAAAGACAATATAAAAACACGCGAATTTTTTGGTCCAATGCTAACCGATATAAGCGGAAAAATTATTCCGAGGTTGTATATAGATAA